The window ttggacatcacgagattcttttccgcctttgcatcagcatgttacataccaaatggtatatttggcctcgacatgactttcttccgtgtcagcagttcgcagcgcaacagcaggtgtcgatttgtcgccgacaaccaaatttataataacaaacaagtgttattgtgttgtgtacaagaacactttcaaagcaatgtgtaaacacggaagggtcaaacattggtgattttaagaataacgttacttttacttttgggttgtgaacaagcctctgaacagagctaaagggttctatccgagaacactttacgcgcgggaattactttaaaatcgcttttgagattaattaagtaaaaattattaataagagtgaaatagaatattgtgattagaaaataaaggtattttgaagtggagtcgcgagtgttttcatttacttaagccatacaaatcaagtaagtattctttctaacccctttagtgttttctgtttcagtggtgtttgattaccccatcgttccgaagttaggtttcggcaacccggaacgagagcaaccacggtcctctagtaaAACATCCAGgtgctagtgcgcgagcttggccaacgccgagcagggtagttcactggaagaggccgtttacgAGAATGCTGAAACAGTGATAGTCGTCTAAATATCTCTCTAACGTTTAGTAatttggaataatttctcttaaaTGTTGTCCCATGCGGTTTAAAAAGTTTTCAAGGAAAATTCCGTTTTAtgtaggaaaaaaaaaaaacgaaaatgccgcgccacatcctgatgtatttggctagaggattgttacTCACAGAAAACTcatgaagagaatgcacttgattgtagtgcaacgtttttaaatacttttttgatgacgtgggatagtgatacTCAATTTTTTGGCAGCTCTATTgaggatgttgttgtttgcaagaactatccttacccgtctattgacagattctaaatcagtactactccactgtatcacaccgaaagtgtatagaaggacgggaatggcgaaggtgttgattgccatgattttatttttctcgtacagctcagttttaaggacaacatccagacgccgttcaaattcccccagcaacttagatttgattattgccacagcaggtgttgttgcttgcaatatgccgaggtatttgtagacgtcgtcctaatccatgccctcaattcggatgttattttggctgtatccttcgttgtcggtgtgttttccccgaacaattgtttttatgcgacatttctccaaacccaactgcatgccgatattcctgctgaactggatggtgatgtccagcaaggagcaaagttggttctcgtctttggcatacaatttgatgtcgtcaatgtacattaaatggcttaatgtacatttcaacaatatgccatgcttgacttggaacccgtatttgctttcatgcaaaagatgggatagcggattcaaagccaaacaaaaccacagtgggcttagagagtcgccttggaaaatgccacgcctgattggtatctcctttgatgtttgtgaggataccgatagcttcgtgctccaattcttcattactggtctcagaagaagaacgacattcgagttgattttatacaagcgcaacacttgtagtaaccacgaatgtgatatggactcaaaggctgatttataatcgatgtaggctgacgagatgtttcgtttttggaggacagcctgctttacagctaccgtatcgattataagctgttctttgcagcctcgggagccttttgcgcatcctttttgctcatcagctatcaatttatgaacatcaagatgttttgagatattcgcgcacagaactgaagtgaagaccttgtagatggtaggaagacaagtaattggtcgacattttgaagggcagggtatatatatatatatatatatatgtaccctggcgtaccaggtttatcctcacctgagttgcaaacgcagagctgcatgcgaccaggcgcgtgtcatgggttgcggataatgacatgacccaccgggtcagctacgaatatcgcaagttaatcttgtaaataggttgccgcggacaagcagaacgtttccctttgtgttcgtcctcccttaccgattcttcccgttctgGGGGAATAAAtatccttaacaaatccgtaatgcggggtgaagggatcgacgcgcctatcggatgaattgcagtgacgttacactgtatttcagcggctccctcccaaataccttccctactttTGGAgataaccatggggcattgcaacattggggctctgttgcagggttgactgcccccccaatactcgtgggaacaaaattggggaaaataattcaaattcttttgatggaaccccagggacacgaagacagtacccaacacggttaagggtcgttcaacaacatcagagcggccagggacgggagacctaggcgtcgtgtggcttggacgaaccaactcaacgaatttatcgtccgcgcctattaccgtgtcacggatttggaagggaatccatcagggtacagacatcgactacatgacgcgttcataacccgatttccggagctaagtcatgttccggaacagaacgtcgttaaccagtaccgggtgatcgtgaataacaaccgagttgccttaccaactaggcaacaaatcttccaagaggtttcacttgagctcgggctggagtcatcaaattaccggactagtcaaaggagtaacacaagtactccacctgtaaggcactccatgaatccagtagtcaggagaagcttagtaactggggatgtcgacccaatttataatgaggctttgatcgcattccaggtcggatccacagagtatgctgagattctcccagacgctaagccaaagatcccaaaactgaagtttacttcggcaactactaacatcattgctgccgttggcagaattttggctgatcgtttggctagcaagATTattgctacagaggttcacagcctgatctacgttgcagctgccacggctATTCGtccccataatcaacatcttagagcgaataacagaggtatgcgcagaaggacttcaccgttctgggtgtttcgactcaacaaaagagtcgaaaagttgagaaaggagattggtcgcgtCACGAAAGCACTCCTTTGAAATCCATcatcaagagtgcacagatgcgttgcgaacatcattggaaactaccatctgtccaatgatatgccaatcgaaaaaatcctcgaggtgctgaagcagaaacttgcggtatgctccaatcgcatccataggtatcaaaaaaactttcagcgaaggacagacaacaccttgttctttcagaaccaacggggattctacaaaaatctcaccaactcagatagggaaagtaacctcgatctggatcaggcagaagacttctggagaagtgtttggagcgaatccagccgttgcaatttagaagcagcgtggctcccacaccttatgcgttcatgcgaggccctccccgaaatgaccatgcctgacgtaactgaagtcgacgctgAAGCAGCctttgacaaggcaggtaactggaaggcgccaggagttgacaagattcacaacttctggctgaggcggttcaagagcactcacaggatattggcaaatcaatttaatcaggtggttgccgatcctgatttagttccacaatttttcaccaaggggataactatccccatccccaaggaacagggtgtctcttgcccttcaaaatgtcgaccaattacttccCTGTCTACCATCTACAagttcttcacttcagttctgtgcgcaaaCATCTCAagacatcttgatgttcataaattgatagctgagaagCAAAAAGgttgcgcaaaaggctcccgaggctgcaaagaacagcttataatcgatacggtagttgtaaagcaggctgtaCATCAGAAaggaaatatctcgacagcctatatcgattataaatcagcctttgagtccatatcacattcgtggttactacaagtgttacgcttgtataaaatcaacccgaatgtcgttcttcttctgagaacagtaatgaagaattggagcacgtagctatcggtatcctcacaaacatcaggagagataccaatcaggcgtggcattttccgagGCAACTCTCCAAGcctactgtggttttgtttggctttgaatccgctgtCCCATCTTtttcatgaaagcaaatacgggttccaagtcaagcatggcatattgtcgaaatgtacacgacatcaaattgtatgccaaagacgagaaccaacttcgctccttgctggacatcaccatccagttcagcagggatatcggcatgcaattgggtttggagaaatgtcgcataaaaacaattgttcggggaaaacacaccgacaacgaaggatacagccaaaataacatccgaattgagggtatggattcggacgacgtctacaaaacctcggcatattgcaagcaacagcacctgctgtggcaataatcaaatctaagttgctgggggaatttgaacggcgtctggatgttgtccttaaaactgagctgtacgagaaaaataaaatcatggcaatcaacaccttcaccATTcgcgtccttctatacactttcggtgtgatacggtggagtaatactgatttagaatctgtcaatagacgggtaaggatagttcttgcaaacaacaacatccacaatagagctgccgaaaaattgagtatCACTCTCCcatgtcatcagggaggaaggagggtacttgatttaaaaacgttgcactacaatcaagtgcattctcttcgtgagtttttctatgagaaacaatcctctagccaaatacatcaggctaccgtcatggcagataataaattatctcctttgaacttgagaagcagagaatgggatcctatgtcgaatgttacttcagtccaacagaagatcgacatatggaaagagaaacccattcacggaggtcatataaaaaatttgttgttgtcaggcattgacatcgaagcctccaacaaatggttgactaatcgtgtacttttctatgagaccgaagcattcctaacttcaattcaggatgcttcgctcccaacaaaaaattataaacggtacatccttcacgacttctcaatcaccaactccgcttgtaggttatgcaattgtgaagaggagaccatccagcacacaacatctgcgtgcaggatgttgagcagtaccgagtacaccaatcaacaataataacaaacttgttagcactgatgaagggaacaagtggttcccggaatgtcggtatttgcaagaataaatatccacaccaacgaaaaagaaacaagaagtttttattatttcaattaattaatcgttggaaacaccgcataatttcactcagagtaccgtttataattttggtttggagtgaagcatcctgaattgaaggtTGGTGTAATGACCCTCagttagaaattcggtttcTTGTTACTCTCGTAGAACTCGGCTATTGTATCATGGGCGAGGTCCTTTTCCATATTAAAGAGATTCCACGAGCCATCATAGTAAACTGAACAAAGGTGTATGAAACAATCATCCCTTGGTTTAATCTTCCATCAACCGAATTCAGTCTCGTCCGCGACTATCAGCATATTATAGCGAGAACTTTATGGAGTAATTAATGAAGACAATGTGTTCGAACAATACATTTCGCACGGTTATACTGAAGCAGGGTTATTAGTAGGGGCCGTTATAGTAGGAATCTGAGTATGGTTAGCCAGAAAAAAAAGAGAGGATGACGGTCACCGCACTTTTATAAGCCAGCTAGCAATAAAGGATCGGCAGCACAGGAGATGGGATCAAACATCGACAAATCATATAGGTACTGTCTCAACCGCAAATTCCTCAGTCTAGAATTTCTGTATATACATTCCCAAGTAAAAGAAAACCCGTAGTTGGATCCGAAATTAAAATTGtatattgtgtccggatagctgagtggttagagcacaaggctgtcgtatggaaggtcgcggttcaaatctcacggcggacagtggaatttgtatcgtaatttgacgtcggatactagccgACTCAACTTTGAGTGAGTACCTgaaccaaatcagggtaataatcccaggcgagcacaatgctgaccacattgcgattattattattatttccgagttatcacaatctcggcagatgccggattttacctaatactaacactaagtgccaagcatttaggctcgggcaatcttacctacttaaaaactaaaggggcgctggtggtggtggccggtggtaggtcagtgggagaatccgtcgagtactccccgcaacatcgagcacgtatgcagaatggtgtacttctacatggattgaaccagactgtgcgaaagtcccaggacatcaagggaagccgtcagggatttaggtacaatacctgtagctgacaatattatgggaactacaaccacccgctcgagacgctaaatttctttgatttcccgagccaatggctcatagttcaccttcttctccacgtatttccgttcaatgttgctattatgggggatagcaacatcaataatatacgcggagcgacccgtcttgtcaactaacagtacgtcaggcttattgtgtgcggtatggcgatcagtcagaacttgccggtcccaatacatgctgtaagcagaactatcaagtactgcttgcggctcatatcggtaaaccggacatgttcccgtgatcagcccatgcttacatgcaaggttttgatggataaccttacataccgcattatgcctggtgatgtattgcaccggtgccataacagtacagccagaaatgagatggtccaacgtctttaacgccgaaccacacattctgcactggtcgttctccacccgttctttcatgatgagctttttataagctcgggtggggaccacgccatcctgaatggcacacatgaacccctccgtctcagcaaagagttccccagcacacagccatctgttggacagatgcaaatcgacaaatggctgccaaagataattcacgtgtttaccgtgcattgccttcgacttccattcatcgatccgctcttggtccgacttcaccccactcagaggattgaaagatcgatccttcaagttaagtgaagtcagtccacagtctgccttacagacagccgcatgcaagggactcgcctgctctttgctgtaaaaataagctgtatattgtattgtatattaataatattaattaatattcACTAACCCACGTAAATTATATAATATCATAAGTGACTAATCTAAATTAACAACAGGCCGGCGGCAGAAAGTCACGGCTAAGAACAGGAGGATGGGTTCAATTTCTCAGATTTCCTAAAGGCCAGGTCGagattaaaaaaatcaaatttttaaggttttgtgttgtatTTGAATCGAGTTGAtgtcttttgtttgttttcatttcaatctcgtctaagcgttttgtaACTACTGtaaccccgatatcgtccgtaAAGCTAatggttgtcacgccgttaggaaggcgtagcgtcaacactccatcggacataattaaccacagtaaaggcagaggtgaggcagcgtctgatgatttgcctctgccctggtaagaaaccgtaaagccgtcgtcgcttgacttttttttaatttagctGTGATAATTTAAAttcgtttgaaaataaagaGAAATAGGGAAAGTGAAAACGCGGGTGTTTTAGTTACTGGATACTCGGAAGTTCATTGTGGAGCCATAACGTAAGTGGTAGAATTAAGCTTAACAGCTTAACTTTTGGAGGAGTAGGTCACCCAGTCGTTTCCGAGCTAAGTTCCGGCAGCTCGGAACGAGTATAACCACGGCATTCGAAGCAAAATCCAGGGCCTAGTGCGCGAGTTACGTTATCCGAAACCCCACATTCCGCACAAAATATAAACGACGTCCGTTCCAGCAACGTGACTAGGGAGTCCAGTTTCACTAGAACGGACTGGTCTTTGCTTAACTTGCAAATTTAGACCATGGGAATAGAATTCAAATTCTTAATTCTGGAATCTCGAAAAGCAATTTATGCAACCTTGCATTTTTGCGCAACGGTGCAATCAATTTTGCAATTATGTTTTAAGTTAGTCTTAAGACCGCCGCTGGTTGATTCGGTTGGAACAACcattattaaaataaagtaattaaaacacaaaatatagttttttttaagaTAAGCCAAAGCTCATCatataactggcgcagtcggagTTTTTGGTCCTTTTCAAAAGAATAAGGACTATCGAACCGTGAATTTAGAAATAATCGCGAAAATTGTTCTGATCTGAAGACAGTGACCAACAAATCAGTGTTGTTCTTAGTTTATGTAACTACATATGTAGATAAAAAACAGTGAACCCAAACCTAAAGAGTCAGTGCAATTGTGAAAATATTTAGTGTCAATtgcaaacccaaaaatcaaTCCAATTGTGAAAATATATATTGCGGATCGCAAACTCTTTGAGCATTATTAGTTTTGATGCGATCAGCGAGATCCATTACGTTCGACAACAACCGATCGATAAATCAAACTTCGAATAATATAATGGCGAACCCAGAGATGGAAATTGTAGCGCTTCGACAGGCACTACAGGATTTGCACGCCCAATACCAACAGGACATCGAAAGTCTGCGGCAACAACTACAACAATATCAGCAACAACCACAGCAGTTACAACAGCGAGAGATAAGAGAATTGGAGTTATCAACGGACCAAATTCTGAACAGATTTAGCCATGTTAAAACATTTACTGGCCAAGGAAGTTACACGTTGATGGAGTTTATCAACGGTGTGGAAAACATAATTTCCCTATGTAGTAACAACGAGTATTTGATTAGACATGGATTGATAATCATTatcaaagaaaaaatacaagGAGAAGCCAAACGGTGTATTCAGCGATTAGGCGAAAATGTGACGTGGGATGCTGTTAAAATGGAGCTGAGAGCCAACTTCAGGCCCaggaaaagttacaaaaaactCATGGACGAATGCCGATCACTTAAAGTGAGTACTCCTCGTGAATTATTTGATAACTTTAGAGTAATTTGTAATAGTTTAAATGAGTTATATGAGTTCGACGACAATAAACCCACAAATTATTCACctgaaaacaataataaaaatttggtaGATGTCGTTAAGGACATGCTTACTGGTAGTTACCGTATTAACATTACTCAAAATATGTCCTTAATTGAGGTCTTCAATAAATTTGATGATTTAGACTTGTTAGACGAGACGGAAGTAATTCACTATAGTTATCGCAAAAATAGAAATCGTGAAGTGAATGGAAAGGAATCCAAAAGAGGAAACTTTAAAAATTCTGGAAATAACAATTTCCAATCGTATCACCGTAGTAACGATTCACAACCAAACAGTgattataataatttcaaacCAAATCGCTACAATAACAATTTCaatcgtaataataataatgacaaaAATAACTCTCAACCAAACCAATACAACCATTCCAAtcgtactaaaaattataattccaAGCCAACTGACGGCTATaaccaaaaatattcaaattataatACAGACAACTCGGGACAGTTTCGACAAAACACAAACTCAGAACAGTACAGAAACTTCGACAACAATAGTTCTGGACATACTAGACAATCTAACAACAAAAACTCTAGACAATTTAAAACAAGACAAAACAATTTTGACGATTCAGAGCCTATGGAAGTTGGGAATATCCAGGGAGATATAAATTTTCAGGAAGAGCCTCAGGAAAAACCTTGCCCTTAGTGTCTTTAACTATCGATAATACCAAACTTAGGTTTCTGAccaaacattttaaaaaagtatCCACTAGAAAAACTTCCAAAATCACTTTTCTTCACAACATTAAACGGTATCAGTGAAGTTCGCAACAAAATAGTAACCCCTATACCCGACGAATTCAATATTCGTGGCACTCTTTCATGGAAAGTGATGGAGTTAGTAGGCCGCTAATATGACGGTATCATCGGAACAAATTTTCTTATCCCTCTAAAAGCAAAAATCAATTTAGACAAGGGTCACATAGAAATTAACAACAATAAACTTTATTTTGAGTATAAGGACAACCCTTACATCATAAACGAAATTTGCAACCTAGAATCCGGTACGATCGATAAACTTAATCTCGATCATTTAAATTGTATCGAAAAACAAGCCATATTAAAAACTTTAAAGGAATTTCAAAGCCTTTTCTATAAGGAAGGTGACAAATTAACTTGCACTCATGAGACAAAACATGAAATTGTGACAACAGTTAATAACCCTATATATTCTAAAATATATAGATACCCTCAAGTCCATGAGGAAGAAATTGGCAAGCAAATTAAAGAAATGCTTGACCAGGGTATTATTACGCAAAGTAATTCCCCTTATAATAGTCCACTATAGATTGTTCCAAAAAAATTGGACAATTCCGGGACCCAAAAATGGCGCATCGTTATAGACTATAGGCGTCTAAACGAAGTCACAATCAGCGATCGCTTCCCTATACCAAACATTGAAGGCATCCTCGATAAACTAGGGAGAGCACAATATTTTACTAGCATTGACTTAGCGAAGGGATTTCACCAAATCCTGGTGAAGCCCGAGGACAGGAAAAAAACGGCATTCTCCACTCCATTTGGTCATTATGAATATATCAGAATGCCATTTGGATTGAAGAATGCACCCTCAACCTTTCAACGGTTGATGAATACCGTTCTGAGAGGTCtaattaacaaaatttgtgTGGTCTACCTCGACGACATTTTAATCTTTAGTACGTCGCTTGAGGAGCACATAAATAGTATAAGAAAAGTATTTGATAGGTTGAAGGAGTCAAACCtaaaaattcaaata of the Hermetia illucens chromosome 7, iHerIll2.2.curated.20191125, whole genome shotgun sequence genome contains:
- the LOC119660838 gene encoding putative uncharacterized protein DDB_G0282499, whose product is MANPEMEIVALRQALQDLHAQYQQDIESLRQQLQQYQQQPQQLQQREIRELELSTDQILNRFSHVKTFTGQGSYTLMEFINGVENIISLCSNNEYLIRHGLIIIIKEKIQGEAKRCIQRLGENVTWDAVKMELRANFRPRKSYKKLMDECRSLKVSTPRELFDNFRVICNSLNELYEFDDNKPTNYSPENNNKNLVDVVKDMLTGSYRINITQNMSLIEVFNKFDDLDLLDETEVIHYSYRKNRNREVNGKESKRGNFKNSGNNNFQSYHRSNDSQPNSDYNNFKPNRYNNNFNRNNNNDKNNSQPNQYNHSNRTKNYNSKPTDGYNQKYSNYNTDNSGQFRQNTNSEQYRNFDNNSSGHTRQSNNKNSRQFKTRQNNFDDSEPMEVGNIQGDINFQEEPQEKPCP